In the Phaseolus vulgaris cultivar G19833 chromosome 7, P. vulgaris v2.0, whole genome shotgun sequence genome, one interval contains:
- the LOC137830618 gene encoding bZIP transcription factor TGA10 isoform X1 — MREQHCLNKIALAKKMREKGVKRREKRRIHNRLLLSLLGNGFKRHKEKAVSPLMGFSIAIELEAAQEQEQEQETKFLSSSLNIMASSSVKSTNSTTQLEPLPQHLHHQQPPHHFHHHQIPDQEISFGMMPSSSSHSIPANYLSKDSGAYDLGELDQAFFLYLDDPSSVQDQRQNSSSGMRPPPTLNIFPSQPMHAVPPSNSKVTMELPSTQTSGSKRPPGSSIAKPNPHTEAPSAPEPPKVVKREGNRKGATSSSEQEAPKTPDPKTLRRLAQNREAARKSRLRKKAYVQQLESSRIKLNQLEQELQRARAQGILMGGNALLGGEQGFPMAMNGISSEAAMFDVEYARWLEEHQRIVCELRGAVQEHLHENELRLYVDNCLAHYDQVMNLKTIVAKTDVFHLVFGMWKTPAERCFMWIGGFRPSELIKIILGQIEPLTEQQILGICGLQQSTQEAEEALSQGLDALNQSLSDTITSDSLWCPPNMTNYMGQMAVAMNKLSTLESFARQADNLRHQTIHRLHQLLTTRQAARCLVAISEYFHRLRALSSLWFTRPRQD; from the exons ATGAGGGAGCAACATTGTCTGAATAAAATTGCATTAGCAAAAAAGATGAGAGAGAAAGGTGtaaaaagaagagagaaaagaag AATTCATAACCGACTCCTTCTCTCTCTCTTGGGAAATGGTTTTAAGAGGCATAAAGAGAAGGCGGTTTCACCATTAATGGGGTTCTCCATAGCTATTGAATTAGAAGCAGcacaagaacaagaacaagagCAAGAGACAAAGTTTTTAAGCTCCTCTCTGAATATCATGGCTTCCTCAAGTGTCAAGAGCACCAACTCAACAACTCAACTTGAACCACTCCCCCAACATCTTCATCATCAACAACCACCACATCATTTTCATCATCATCAAATACCAGACCAAGAAATCTCTTTCGGGATGATGCCATCTTCCTCATCACACTCTATCCCTGCAAATTACTT AAGCAAAGATTCTGGAGCTTATGATTTGGGAGAATTGGATCAAGCCTTTTTTTTGTATCTTGACGACCCTTCTAGTGTTCAAGACCAAAGAC AGAACTCATCATCAGGAATGAGGCCACCACCAACTCTCAATATTTTCCCATCTCAGCCTATGCACGCAGTGCCACCATCCAATTCCAAG GTTACCATGGAATTACCCTCCACACAAACCAGTGGCTCCAAGAGACCACCAGGGTCATCCATAGCCAAGCCCAACCCTCACACTGAAGCTCCCTCTGCACCTGAACCACCCAAAGTTGTAAAG CGAGAGGGAAATCGAAAGGGAGCAACCTCAAGTTCTGAACAGGAGGCACCCAAAACACCAGATCCTAAG ACACTGAGAAGACTTGCTCAGAATAGAGAAGCAGCAAGAAAAAGCAGGCTGAGGAAAAAG gcGTACGTTCAGCAGCTAGAGTCAAGTAGGATTAAGCTTAATCAGCTAGAACAAGAGTTACAGCGTGCAAGAGCTCAA GGCATATTAATGGGTGGAAATGCCCTTCTGGGAGGTGAACAAGGCTTTCCTATGGCTATGAATGGCATTAGCTCAG AGGCTGCAATGTTTGACGTGGAATATGCGAGATGGTTAGAGGAGCACCAGCGCATAGTGTGTGAGCTAAGAGGTGCAGTGCAAGAACACCTCCATGAAAACGAGCTTCGGTTATATGTGGACAATTGTTTGGCTCACTACGACCAAGTAATGAACCTCAAGACCATAGTGGCCAAAACAGACGTATTCCACCTTGTTTTTGGCATGTGGAAGACCCCAGCTGAACGTTGCTTTATGTGGATTGGTGGCTTCAGACCCTCTGAACTCATCAAG attattctGGGTCAAATTGAGCCTCTTACGGAGCAACAAATACTTGGGATATGTGGGTTGCAACAATCTACACAAGAGGCAGAAGAGGCTCTTTCACAAGGGCTTGATGCCCTAAACCAATCTCTCTCAGACACTATAACATCAGACTCTTTGTGGTGTCCTCCAAACATGACCAACTACATGGGACAGATGGCTGTGGCAATGAACAAACTCTCCACTCTTGAAAGTTTTGCAAGACAG